The Euphorbia lathyris chromosome 3, ddEupLath1.1, whole genome shotgun sequence genome contains a region encoding:
- the LOC136222705 gene encoding uncharacterized protein produces the protein MYGGGSKLGGRGGARGGGAGGTKRLSSFPPPPPHRSSTAPNSRLSRGGGSNPRNRSGPSTSTPASIPSVEETCSLIPGNNPPAFGMAIRLTPDLVEEIRRVEAQGGTARMKFDSMGSNTSGNVIDVGGKEFRFTWSREFGDLCDIYEERQSGEEGNGLLVESGSAWRKVNVQRVLDESTKNHVKMRSEEAERKHKARKAIILDHGNPSMKSQIKQLALAESNPWRFKQKKEQPLKKQKVDPPIAPKSTFKPVVSSTAIAKGRRSSSPLPSTSEQYGAPSSPYITGNAAKNNVNTEVIATQKIKENTNDKEILTRPSSALRETAGQKRNFGSKPMDLQSMLITLLVENPKGLSLKALEKAIGEKIPNSAKKIEPIIKKIASFQAPGRYILKPGVDVENFKKPSSESGSSPEDNHQLKLVPEGNHDQRPALESRFAEKSPAVGFEEHAQSNAKVEEELSALEKSDNQQNSPDLFGEKKISDNSEAQAGSSSDSGSDSDSGSDSSDSGSDSGSRSRSRSRSKSPVGSGSGSSSDSDSDASSNSKEGSDEDVDILSDGDKEHQHKLQPSEPRLSASPDQWISGQNRMDEKQDGDGSEDVDIDPGSMALDIEGHESDAVDIENDLADDEKEVELTANDNLVPGKEDEQPVAGANFLFDHDAIKERQNFIGTLFDDNENTVLDSYKEGLSDSPETIAKSNSKRGPDARHFDEKSEPAKRLKVERSARVPISDSTDAQPFESPHNRDTEETDQGLSVQDMNRLDREGNSDFGSQRAYNQAFCGKPNLDFQQPGRKSSDKNAQSKGSDNAGRSKHTESSGHGHKFSEKSSNMNENFPIQREKGSRENQNEDNFVQEKKRPRNSKEIGPRGRHSSSFDTHHRKQGETFGKFKDAAQITNSQMGSSPKDGNRVDVDKYPASSGRSLQRELSELELGEFREPSLEETLVKKQIDRKGSFKQSENKTSTSDNNNPDLNRSKPIGKTKLDSVKPSPANTVPGVKGTPDRHIEDLTKSHHKMVQSHPQHHSKADNTDVGPHFSKLADTNSRLRQNDAEAKLGNSTESNGESHRRVTANVQQLHDSKRGPLSHPMKESRAHSSNAVADLLSGQRETIVAEVNNNNTRKRRRESSSEEESSTYSKYDKDVAEMKGPIKDYSQYKEYVQEYRDKYDSYCSLNKILENYRNDFSKMGKDLDIAKGRDMDRYNKILGLLKESYRECGARHKRLKKIFIILHEELKNLKQRVKEYALSYPKA, from the exons ATGTACGGCGGAGGCTCCAAGCTCGGTGGCCGCGGGGGTGCCCGGGGCGGCGGTGCTGGTGGCACCAAGCGTCTCTCCTCTTTCCCTCCGCCTCCGCCTCACCGGTCTTCCACTGCCCCTAATTCCCGCCTTTCTCGTGGTGGAGGTTCTAATCCTCGCAACCGCTCCGGTCCCTCCACTTCCACGCCGGCATCAATTCCTTCTGTTGAAGAGACTTGCTCTCTAATTCCGGGAAATAATCCACCTGCTTTTGGAATGGCTATAAGATTGACGCCAGACTTGGTGGAGGAGATCAGGAGGGTTGAAGCTCAGGGCGGCACTGCCAGGATGAAGTTTGATTCCATGGGTAGTAATACCTCTGGCAAC GTTATAGATGTTGGTGGTAAGGAATTCAGATTTACATGGTCAAGGGAATTTGGTGACCTTTGTGACATTTATGAAGAACGTCAAAGTGGTGAAGAAGGAAATGGTTTGCTTGTCGAATCTGGGAGTGCCTGGCGGAAAGTGAATGTACAACGTGTTCTGGATGAATCAACTAAGAACCATGTTAAAATGCGGTCAGAGGAAGCTGAACGCAAACATAAAGCACGGAA AGCTATTATTTTAGATCATGGGAACCCATCCATGAAGAGTCAAATAAAGCAATTGGCACTTGCTGAGT CAAATCCATGGAGGTTTAAGCAAAAAAAGGAGCAACCACTCAAGAAGCAGAAAGTTGATCCACCAATAG CCCCCAAATCTACCTTTAAACCTGTAGTTTCTTCAACTGCTATTGCAAAGGGCAGACGTTCATCTTCACCTCTGCCCTCTACATCAGAGCAATATGGCGCTCCATCATCTCCTTATATAACTGGAAATGCTGCTAAGAATAATGTGAACACAGAAGTAATAGCAACCCAGAAAATCAAAGAGAACACCAATGATAAAGAAATCCTTACTAGGCCTTCTAGTGCTCTTCGGGAGACAGCTGGACAAAAAAGGAACTTTGGGTCTAAACCAATGGATTTACAAAGCATGTTGATTACTCTACTGGTTGAAAATCCAAAAGGATTGAGCTTGAAG GCCTTGGAGAAAGCTATAGGAGAAAAGATTCCAAACTCTGCTAAGAAGATAGAGCCTATCATTAAAAAA ATTGCAAGTTTTCAAGCTCCAGGTAGATATATCTTGAAACCAGGAGTGGATGTGGAAAACTTCAAGAAACCTTCATCTGAAAGTGGAAG TTCGCCTGAAGACAACCATCAACTGAAACTTGTCCCAGAGGGCAACCATGATCAGAGACCTGCTCTAGAATCGAGGTTTGCAGAAAAAAGTCCTGCTGTTGGTTTTGAGGAACATGCTCAATCAAATGCTAAAGTTGAAGAAGAATTGAGTGCATTAGAAAAATCCGATAACCAACAAAATTCACCTGATTTGTTTGGTGAGAAAAAAATCTCTGACAACAGTGAGGCGCAGGCAGGCAGCTCAAGCGACAGCGGAAGCGACAGCGATAGTGGAAGTGACAGCAGTGACAGTGGGAGTGACAGCGGAAGTAGAAGTAGGAGTCGAAGCAGAAGCAAAAGCCCTGTAGGAAGCGGGAGTGGAAGTAGCAGTGACAGTGACAGTGATGCTTCATCAAATAGTAAAGAAGGCTCTGATGAGGATGTGGATATTTTAAGCGATGGTGACAAGGAACATCAACATAAGCTACAGCCCTCTGAACCTCGGCTTTCAGCATCTCCAGATCAATGGATATCTGGGCAGAATAGGATGGATGAGAAGCAAGATGGTGATGGATCTGAGGATGTTGATATTGACCCAGGATCTATGGCACTTGACATTGAGGGTCATGAATCTGATGCTGTTGACATTGAGAATGATCTGGCTGATGATGAGAAGGAAGTTGAATTAACTGCAAATGATAATCTTGTTCCTGGCAAAGAAGATGAACAACCTGTTGCAGGGGCAAATTTTCTTTTCGATCATGATGCTATCAAAGAGCGCCAAAATTTCATAGGGACATTGTttgatgataatgaaaatactgTTCTGGACAGCTACAAAGAAGGGCTATCTGACAGTCCCGAGACAATAGCTAAAAGCAATTCCAAAAGGGGCCCTGATGCAAGGCATTTTGACGAGAAATCTGAGCCTGCgaaaagattgaaagttgaAAGATCGGCTCGAGTGCCTATTTCTGACAGTACGGATGCCCAACCATTTGAGAGTCCGCATAACAGAGACACTGAGGAGACTGACCAGGGGCTTTCTGTTCAAGATATGAATAGACTAGATAGAGAAGGGAATTCTGATTTCGGTTCACAAAGGGCATATAACCAGGCATTTTGTGGAAAACCCAATTTGGATTTTCAGCAACCTGGGCGAAAGTCTTCTGATAAGAATGCACAGTCAAAAGGTTCTGATAATGCAGGGAGATCCAAACATACTGAGAGCTCAGGACATGGTCATAAGTTTTCTGAGAAGAGTTCCAATATGAATGAAAATTTCccaattcaaagagaaaaggggTCTAGAGAAAATCAAAATGAAGATAATTTTGTACAGGAGAAAAAGAGGCCAAGAAATTCTAAGGAAATTGGACCTAGGGGCAGACATTCATCCTCCTTTGACACGCATCACAGGAAACAGGGTGAAACATTTGGGAAATTCAAGGATGCTGCACAAATTACAAACTCACAAATGGGATCTTCACCAAAGGATGGCAACAGAGTTGATGTAGATAAATACCCGGCTTCCAGTGGAAGAAGCCTCCAAAGGGAGCTTTCTGAATTGGAGTTGGGAGAATTTCGCGAGCCATCGCTTGAGGAAACACTAGTCAAAAAACAAATTGACAGAAAGGGTTCTTTTAAACAGTCAGAGAACAAAACAAGCACATCAGATAACAATAATCCAGATTTAAATAGGTCAAAGCCTATTGGAAAGACAAAATTGGACTCGGTGAAACCTTCTCCAGCCAATACAGTTCCTGGGGTTAAGGGGACCCCTGATCGTCACATTGAAGACTTGACAAAATCTCACCATAAGATGGTGCAGTCTCATCCACAACACCATTCAAAAGCAGACAACACCGATGTTGGCCCTCACTTCAGCAAGTTGGCAGATACAAATAGTAGATTAAGACAGAATGATGCAGAAGCAAAACTAGGAAACAGTACGGAAAGCAATGGAGAAAGCCATAGAAGAGTCACTGCCAATGTACAGCAGCTGCATGACTCTAAACGAGGACCCCTTTCCCACCCGATGAAGGAAAGTAGAGCTCATTCTTCGAATGCAGTGGCTGACTTGTTGAGTGGGCAAAGGGAAACAATTGTGGCTGAggtcaataataataatactagaAAGAGGAGGAGGGAATCTTCTTCTGAGGAAGAGAGCTCTACTTATTCCAAGTATGATAAGGATGTGGCAGAGATGAAGGGACCAATTAAGGATTATTCTCA GTACAAAGAATACGTGCAGGAATATCGTGATAAGTATGATAGTTACTGCTCATTGAACAAGATCCTGGAGAATTACAG GAATGATTTCAGTAAAATGGGGAAGGACCTTGATATCGCAAAGGGAAGGGATATGGACAGATATAATAAGATCTTGGGACTATTGAAGGAATCATATCGAGAATGTGGAGCG AGACACAAACGGTTGAAGAAGATCTTCATTATACTTCACGAAGAACTGAag aaccTTAAACAAAGGGTTAAAGAATATGCACTCTCATATCCAAAAGCTTAG